The Ignavibacteriales bacterium region TAGGTATGTCCTGCGATGGCTTCGACTGATCTGGATGGCGACCAACCACCCGATGGAGCAACAGCGATCTCATACAAAGACTTCGTGTAGCCCATGTCCTGGACTTCGGTGTCGTCCCACACATTCAGGTAATAACGTCCGTTCGACGATTCGAAGAAGACATCGGTGAAATCGTCATTGTAGTCACCAACAGAATAGGTGGAGAAATCGTAGCCCGCGAGTTTCGGCGATGTGTGATAATCGCTCAGCTTCGTTCCGAATCCCTCCGGACGGGGAGTAGCATACACTAGGTCGGTGCTCAATTCGCTCTCATTGCCGTCGAAGTCATAGGCAGTCACACCGTAATAGGCCCGGGTTCCATTTGTCGCCCCATTATCGATGAAGGAGATTCCGACAACCGATCCGAGTACCTGGTACTTTCCATCATATCGGTCACTCACCCAGATTTTATATCCCGCCACGTCAGGCTCGGGATTGCGCAACCATGAGAGTTCAACGGCATTGTTCAAGGCGACGGCCCGGATCCCCTGAGGCGGGCTCGGCGGTGTTATGTCGAGATCGTAAGGGTGACGGCAACCGATGAGCACAGCAGCGGCGAGTATGATTCCGATTGTTTTCATGACATCCCTCCAAAGCAATCAATGGATACACAGCCAAAAGCACAAAGGCTGTGCCAGAATCACATAGGTCCGTTCGATGAATATTGACGGAAAAGAGCCAGGAGGTTGTACAAAACGACACGGCCCTGTTCACGATAGTGTGCAGGGCCGCATCATGGATATACTCATGACTTCTTACTGACTAACACCAGCTAAACGAAGAGCGCAACGCCATTGTTGATAATGCCGACGGCCTTTCCTTTCAGGCGATAGCCGTTGAACGGCGAGTTCTTCGATTTGGACAGCAGCTTCGCTGTGTCGACGACCCATTCCGCATTCGGATCGAACAGGGTCATGTTCACCGCTTCCCCCTCGGCGAACTTGATAACCGGAAGCGAAACGATCTTTCGCGGATTCGTGGAGAGTTTCTGAATCACCTCCACAAGCGTCAGGATCTTCTTGTGGTACAACTCCGTCAAGCTCAAGCCCAAGGATGTCTCCAAACCGACAATTCCGAATGGCGCTTGTGCGTATTCGACCTCCTTCTCGTCGATCGTGTGGGGCGCGTGGTCCGTGGCAATGGCATCGATCGTTCCGTCCTTCAGACCCTCGATCATCGCTTCGATATCTTCTTTGGTACGCAACGGAGGATTCATCTTGGTGTTTGTGTCAAAGCTGGCAACCATCGTTTCTAGCAAGGTGAAATGGTGGGGAGTAATCTCACATGTGATGTTCATCCCCTTTGCCTTCGCCTTCCGGACATGGTCCAGGGCGCCCCGCGTGCTGATATGTGCAACGTGGTAGCGCGCTTTCGGAACATAACCAAGAAGGATGATGTCACGTGCGACCATGAGTTCTTCCGCGATCGGAGGTATGCCTGCCATTCCCAACCGCGTCGACGTGACGCCCTCATTCATACACCCGCCGTGCGTCATGGAGGACTCCTCGGCGTGCTGGATAACAGGGATACCGTACATTGAAGAATACTCCAGGGCGCGCCTCATGATCTCTGGACTGGCGATGGGGCTCCCGTCATCGGAGAAACCGACTGCGCCGGCCTGTGCGAGTTCCGCCATCGGCGCGAGTTCTGTCCCCTGCCGTCCCTTGGTTGCGGCACCGATTGGAAACACATCCACGACGCCGTTGCACACTCCCTTCCCCTTCTCGTGGACATAGCGCACAACCGACTCGTCGTCGATCGCCGGATTGGTATTGGGCATGCAGCACACCGCTGTGAACCCGCCTGCTGCGGCGGATGCGCAGCCCGTTTCAATGGTCTCCTTATGCTCAAACCCCGGTTCGCGAAGATGGACGTGCATGTCGATGAACCCGGGCGCAACGATTTTCCCGCGGAGGTCCACCTCCTCGAAGCCCGCGGCGAGCGCGATGCTTCCCGCGATGCGCTCAATGCGTCCGTCGAGAATCTGAATATCGACTGTTTCGTCCCTGCCCGACGCAGGATCAATGAGTCTGCCGCCTTTCAAGAGAAGCTTCATAGATTCCTCTGCCTAATTTGATGTGCCCAGGAGATACAGCACCGCCATTCGAATCGCGACGCCGTTTGTCACCTGTTGAAGGATAACTGAGTGTTCACTGTCCGCAAGGTCCGCCGAGAGTTCAACGTCACGGTTAATCGGTCCGGGGTGCATGATCGTAATTGGACCCGGCGCCTTCGAGACTTTCTCCTTTGTGACGCCAAAAAACCGATGATACTCCCTGAGTGAGGGGAACAGGCCGCTTTTCTGCCGTTCCAACTGTATTCTGAGAACGTTCAGCGCATCGACTTCCGGGATGACATCCTCCAGCCGGTGATGGACTTGTACCCCGAGCTCTTCCAGTTCGCGCGGAATAAGCGTCGCCGGCCCGCAGACGGACACATGAGCACCCATAGTGATCAATCCATAGATATTCGACCGCGCCACCCTGCTGTGTGTGATGTCACCGACGATACAGACGCGCAACCCTTCGAGCTTTCCGAATTTCTCCCGGAGAGTATACATATCCAGCAAACCCTGCGTCGGATGTTCATGCCCCCCGTCACCGGCATTGATGACATTGGCATCAACAACACGGGTCAGGAAGTGCGAAGAACCCGCCGAAGCATGACGCATGACAACCATGTCGATCTTCATCGCTTCGATATTCCGGGCGGTGTCTTTGAGAGTCTCCCCCTTGCTCACGCTGCTCGCAGCAGTGGAGAAACTGACCACATCTGCGGAAAGCCGACGCTCGGCGAGCTCGAACGAAATGCGTGTGCGGGTTGAGCTTTCAAAAAACAGGTTTACAACAGTTTTTCCCTGCAGCGGCGGGACTTTCTTGATCGGCCGGTCGAGGATTTCGCGGAACGAGACTGCCGTATCGAGGATCAGCGAGATGTCTTCCTTCGACATGCCATCCAGCCCCAGGAGGTGGCGACTTTTCAGTTTCATCGATTCATCTCCTTTCCTTCATCATCTACGTCCACCAGATAGACCCCATCTTCCGGATCGGTTTCCGTCATCATAACCTTGATCTCCTGATTCAGCGATGTAGGGATATTCTTGCCGATGAAATCTGCCTTGATGGGGAGTTCACGATGCCCGCGATCGACCAGAACTAGCAGTTCGATCAGGGCGGGACGCCCCAGGTCCGTGAGAGCATTGAGGGCGGACCGAATGGTTCTGCCGGTGAACAGCACGTCATCGACCAGGACAACGACTTTGCCGGTGACATCAAAAAGAATCTCTGTGCTTTTTAACTGCGGTTGGTCGAGACGACCGCGCAGATCATCCCGATAGAGAGTAATGTCGAGAATTCCAATCTGAACGGGCTTCCCTTCGATTTCTTCAATCTTCCGGGCAAGCCGGCGGGCAAGATACTCACCCCGCGTTCTGATGCCGACGAGGGCCAGGTTCTCCGTCCCTTTGTTCCTTTCCACAACCTCGTGGGCGAGCCTGTTCACCGTCCGCCGGAAACTGTCGGAGTCGATCGTTTTGGTTTTTGTCATACATACTCCTTACTAAACAAAAAAACCTCCAAATCCGCCGACATCGGAAAGGGAGGCAACTGCTATTCAAAACCGAAAGGTCAAAATGGGCTATCCCATTCCTGACTCTTCATTTCGCTTTTTGATTTTCTGCTTCCTTTCCTACCTCACCGGATAGGATTAAAGGATTATTCAAAGAACAAATACGCTCGCTGATAATATACAACCGAAAGCAACTGAAAGCAAGATCACCCCCGCGGACGAAACCCCCGCCACACCCCGCGTATCAGGCCACCCGATCGACAATCATCAGCCCCACCAACACAGAAAGATAGATCAGAGAGGCAGAAAAGAGTCTCTTCGCGTTCGCGTTGCTGCGATCGATGTAAAGCCTGATGGCCAGCCAGAGAAATGCCAGCGATAGTATGACCGCTCCGACAAAATAGAGCATGCCGAGCATCCCGACCATCGTGGGCATGCAGGCCGCCGGGACGAGGGCTATACAGTAGATCAGAATCTGACGACTTGAGGCTTCTCCACTGGGATCGGAAACGACCAGCAGCCTGTAGTTCGCCCTTGCATAGTCTTTTCGATACATCCATCCCAACGCCAGGAAATGCGGCATCTGCCAGAAGAAGAGGATGCAGAACAACGACCAGGCGCCCATTGAAAGCTCCCCCGAGACGGCCGTCCAGCCAATGAGCGGCGGGAGCGCGCCCGGGATTCCGCCGATAACCGTCGCAAATGGAGTGATCCGTTTCAGCGGAGTATACAGAAAGAGATACGTCGCGAGTGTCACAACCGCGAGGAAGGCAGCGAGAAAATGCGTGAAGAGCAAGAGCTGCAGGACACCGAAAACTGATAGCATCGTGCCAAAAAGCAATACATGGCGCTGCGGAATTCGTCCCGACGGAAGGGGCCTGTTCTCGGTCCGACGCATTTGGGCGTCAAGGTCGCGCTCGATGTACTGATTGAGCGCTCCTGCACCGCCTCCGACAAGGAGCGTCCCAAGAAACGCGTGGAGAACGACCGGATACTGAACAGTATTCCCTCCCGCAAGGTAGGCGCCGCCGAGTGCAGTGACAACTGATAGGAGTGTGAGCTCCGGCTTCGTCAAGACAAGATAGTCAACGAGCACGGAGCGACGGATAGAAACAGCGCCGGAAGGCACGAGACTCTCTTTCATTTCTGGGGAACCGCTTGACCAGAGATCGGGGGTTTTACTTCGGCGGGTCCGAGCTTCTTGAGAATGTAGCTGACGACCGAATCAGCCTCGGACGGCTTCAACCCCTGATTCGGCATAGGCGGGAACGCCGGGTCTTTCTTCACGGGATTGAGGACGAATGCCATGATCTGGTCCTTCTTCCCTCCGTACTTGGGGATCACATCCTTGTAGGCCGGTCCGATTTTCTTCTGATCGAAAAGATGACAGGCAGAACATCGTCCGTTATAGATATCCTCGCCAGTGAGAGCGGCCACAGTAACACCGAGCTTTGATTTCAGTTCCTCGGTCGCGCGATCATATCGGTACGCCAAGAGGGCTGCCTGCGTGGTCGTCGCGTTATGAATCGCCACTTGATCGTTGACAGAAAGGACCGCTAATGCGACGGCAAGCGCGTACACAGCGGAATTCAGGTGCCGCAGATGTGAATCGCGCATGAACGCATAGACAAATTGGGCAGCGAGGAATACGAGAACAAGAGCGACGCCGGCAAATCCATATAACAAGCCCGAGAGTGACTCCGGAGGCAATAGGAGGATCGCCATCACGACAAGCACTGGGAGCG contains the following coding sequences:
- a CDS encoding dihydroorotase gives rise to the protein MKLLLKGGRLIDPASGRDETVDIQILDGRIERIAGSIALAAGFEEVDLRGKIVAPGFIDMHVHLREPGFEHKETIETGCASAAAGGFTAVCCMPNTNPAIDDESVVRYVHEKGKGVCNGVVDVFPIGAATKGRQGTELAPMAELAQAGAVGFSDDGSPIASPEIMRRALEYSSMYGIPVIQHAEESSMTHGGCMNEGVTSTRLGMAGIPPIAEELMVARDIILLGYVPKARYHVAHISTRGALDHVRKAKAKGMNITCEITPHHFTLLETMVASFDTNTKMNPPLRTKEDIEAMIEGLKDGTIDAIATDHAPHTIDEKEVEYAQAPFGIVGLETSLGLSLTELYHKKILTLVEVIQKLSTNPRKIVSLPVIKFAEGEAVNMTLFDPNAEWVVDTAKLLSKSKNSPFNGYRLKGKAVGIINNGVALFV
- a CDS encoding aspartate carbamoyltransferase catalytic subunit, which produces MKLKSRHLLGLDGMSKEDISLILDTAVSFREILDRPIKKVPPLQGKTVVNLFFESSTRTRISFELAERRLSADVVSFSTAASSVSKGETLKDTARNIEAMKIDMVVMRHASAGSSHFLTRVVDANVINAGDGGHEHPTQGLLDMYTLREKFGKLEGLRVCIVGDITHSRVARSNIYGLITMGAHVSVCGPATLIPRELEELGVQVHHRLEDVIPEVDALNVLRIQLERQKSGLFPSLREYHRFFGVTKEKVSKAPGPITIMHPGPINRDVELSADLADSEHSVILQQVTNGVAIRMAVLYLLGTSN
- the pyrR gene encoding bifunctional pyr operon transcriptional regulator/uracil phosphoribosyltransferase PyrR, whose protein sequence is MTKTKTIDSDSFRRTVNRLAHEVVERNKGTENLALVGIRTRGEYLARRLARKIEEIEGKPVQIGILDITLYRDDLRGRLDQPQLKSTEILFDVTGKVVVLVDDVLFTGRTIRSALNALTDLGRPALIELLVLVDRGHRELPIKADFIGKNIPTSLNQEIKVMMTETDPEDGVYLVDVDDEGKEMNR
- the cyoE gene encoding heme o synthase; amino-acid sequence: MKESLVPSGAVSIRRSVLVDYLVLTKPELTLLSVVTALGGAYLAGGNTVQYPVVLHAFLGTLLVGGGAGALNQYIERDLDAQMRRTENRPLPSGRIPQRHVLLFGTMLSVFGVLQLLLFTHFLAAFLAVVTLATYLFLYTPLKRITPFATVIGGIPGALPPLIGWTAVSGELSMGAWSLFCILFFWQMPHFLALGWMYRKDYARANYRLLVVSDPSGEASSRQILIYCIALVPAACMPTMVGMLGMLYFVGAVILSLAFLWLAIRLYIDRSNANAKRLFSASLIYLSVLVGLMIVDRVA